In Pseudomonas asiatica, the following are encoded in one genomic region:
- the sixA gene encoding phosphohistidine phosphatase SixA translates to MKLWVLRHGEAEPRANSDAERRLTAHGREQVLHSAARLLGQPLQAIIASPYVRAQQTAALVHDTLGFAEPVRTVPWLTPDSDVQQVIGEIERLGLEHVLLVSHQPLVGTLVGALQHGHQQQPAGMSTASLAELEGDWPLAGLMTLRAINSPA, encoded by the coding sequence GTGAAGCTGTGGGTTCTGCGCCACGGCGAAGCGGAGCCGCGCGCCAACAGCGATGCCGAGCGCCGGCTGACCGCCCATGGTCGCGAACAGGTGCTGCATAGCGCCGCCCGCCTGCTGGGCCAGCCGCTGCAGGCGATCATCGCCAGCCCTTACGTACGCGCCCAGCAAACGGCTGCCCTGGTGCATGACACCCTGGGCTTCGCCGAACCGGTGCGCACCGTGCCCTGGCTGACGCCTGACAGTGATGTGCAGCAGGTTATCGGTGAAATCGAGCGCCTGGGCCTGGAGCATGTGCTGCTGGTCAGCCACCAGCCGCTGGTGGGTACCTTGGTAGGGGCGTTGCAGCATGGCCACCAGCAGCAACCAGCGGGCATGAGCACTGCAAGCCTGGCGGAGCTGGAAGGGGACTGGCCGCTGGCTGGGTTGATGACCCTTCGGGCGATCAACTCGCCGGCCTGA
- a CDS encoding DUF4389 domain-containing protein, which yields MNDTPERAQRESIILRALWMLVFLVVWQLAELLLGGLVLVQLIYRLVYGAPSASLMNFGDSLSQYLAQIGRFGSFHSDQKPWPFADWPAPRAPEGEAPHAVAPAPHPVRDEEPKL from the coding sequence ATGAACGATACGCCCGAACGCGCCCAGCGCGAGTCGATCATCCTGCGGGCCCTGTGGATGCTGGTGTTCCTGGTGGTCTGGCAGCTGGCCGAGCTGCTGCTCGGTGGCCTGGTGCTGGTACAATTGATCTACCGCCTGGTGTACGGCGCCCCCAGCGCCAGCCTGATGAACTTCGGTGACAGCCTGAGCCAGTACCTGGCGCAGATCGGCCGCTTCGGCAGCTTCCACAGCGACCAGAAGCCCTGGCCGTTCGCCGACTGGCCGGCACCGCGTGCCCCGGAAGGCGAGGCGCCGCATGCGGTGGCCCCGGCCCCGCACCCGGTGCGTGACGAGGAGCCCAAACTGTGA
- a CDS encoding TonB-dependent receptor plug domain-containing protein, with amino-acid sequence MPVSILIQGRFVFPGTPSYPRLLILTALLGGPAVADDLFIDNTDLPQVLTATRLKQSPAAVPGSMTVLDSELIRASGARDIPELLRLVPGMMVGYNAGNQPTVNYHGSNVNDARRMQVLIDGRSVYRAGLATVDWSDIPLAMEDIERIEVFRGPNTVSYGANALMAVVNILTRNPADSHGTRLKMTRGQDGINDFYASHGFGWESGDMRLSLSGQQDDGFDENQFGQDYRDSRRLTRFNINASHSLAHDQTLEWQLAAKEGSNQRPYTYQPVFAKYEAGNNADVSAKDYAGSLRWTKDFSSEHSLYIQGSAQHFDRQQVWRACDALQSFSPELTQLWQMNPDFAEKVARGIATGAPLSTNDPVMRGLLEKVQQQWANGGNQQVCGDVDQSTRETRYDLEIQDTLSLTDSLRLLSGMNYRYDRADSQTYFNGSIDDQTWRLFGQLEWRADEHWILQGGAMFEDSRLSGSSLTPRVAVNYLITPRHGLRAVYSEAVRSPDMFENNVNWSYTVKNLTPNAFGLQNGEYFVKTRGPGDLDQERMRSRELGYNGYFSDIDLNMDVKLFYDEITGMISEPLKNNQYIASNANKARFSGSEAQLDWRPTLRDRLRVTYAYVDAWASNPADRRLSARNSGSAGWMREWGAGWSSALFYYGDDALNQYRYERLDLRLAKRFRVHGSNLELAALWQQRLDDEPTTAIQNRYDSRHRLSISAELEF; translated from the coding sequence ATGCCTGTTTCAATCCTGATACAAGGCCGCTTTGTGTTCCCTGGCACGCCCTCGTACCCGCGCCTGCTCATACTGACTGCCCTGCTCGGCGGCCCGGCCGTGGCCGATGACCTGTTCATCGACAACACGGACCTGCCGCAGGTTCTGACCGCCACGCGCCTGAAACAATCCCCCGCCGCAGTACCGGGCAGCATGACCGTGCTCGACAGCGAGCTGATCCGGGCCAGCGGTGCCCGTGACATCCCCGAGCTGCTGCGCCTGGTGCCGGGCATGATGGTGGGCTACAACGCCGGCAACCAACCCACGGTCAACTACCACGGCAGCAACGTCAACGATGCCCGACGCATGCAGGTGCTGATCGATGGCCGTTCGGTGTACCGCGCCGGCCTGGCCACGGTGGACTGGAGCGACATCCCCCTGGCCATGGAGGATATCGAGCGCATCGAGGTGTTCCGCGGCCCCAACACGGTCAGCTATGGCGCCAACGCGCTGATGGCGGTGGTCAACATCCTTACCCGCAACCCTGCCGACAGCCATGGCACGCGGCTGAAGATGACCCGCGGCCAGGACGGCATCAACGATTTCTACGCCAGCCACGGCTTCGGTTGGGAGAGTGGCGACATGCGCCTGTCGCTGTCAGGCCAGCAGGACGATGGCTTCGACGAGAACCAGTTCGGCCAGGACTACCGCGACAGCCGCCGGCTGACCCGCTTCAATATCAACGCCAGCCACAGCCTGGCACACGACCAGACCCTGGAATGGCAACTTGCTGCGAAGGAAGGCAGCAACCAGCGGCCTTATACCTACCAGCCGGTGTTCGCCAAATACGAAGCCGGTAACAACGCTGACGTCAGTGCCAAGGACTACGCCGGCTCATTGCGCTGGACCAAGGACTTCAGTTCTGAGCACAGCCTGTATATCCAAGGCTCTGCCCAACATTTCGACCGTCAGCAGGTGTGGCGTGCCTGTGACGCTTTGCAGTCGTTCAGCCCGGAATTGACCCAGCTCTGGCAAATGAACCCCGATTTCGCCGAAAAAGTGGCACGCGGCATTGCTACCGGCGCGCCACTTTCGACCAACGATCCCGTCATGAGAGGGCTTCTGGAGAAGGTCCAGCAGCAATGGGCGAACGGTGGCAACCAGCAGGTCTGCGGCGACGTCGACCAGAGCACCCGCGAAACCCGCTACGACCTGGAAATCCAGGACACCCTGAGCCTGACCGACAGCCTGCGCCTGCTCAGCGGCATGAACTACCGCTATGATCGTGCCGACTCGCAGACCTACTTCAATGGCAGCATCGACGACCAGACCTGGCGCCTGTTCGGCCAGCTGGAGTGGCGCGCCGACGAACACTGGATCCTGCAGGGTGGTGCCATGTTCGAGGACTCGCGCCTGTCCGGCAGCTCGCTGACCCCACGCGTGGCGGTCAACTACCTGATCACCCCGCGCCATGGCCTGCGTGCAGTGTATTCCGAGGCAGTGCGCTCGCCAGACATGTTCGAGAACAACGTCAACTGGAGCTACACGGTCAAGAACCTGACCCCCAACGCTTTTGGCCTGCAAAACGGCGAATACTTCGTCAAGACCCGCGGCCCGGGCGACCTCGACCAGGAACGCATGCGCTCGCGCGAACTCGGCTACAACGGCTACTTCAGCGACATCGACCTGAACATGGATGTGAAGCTGTTCTATGACGAGATCACCGGCATGATCAGCGAGCCCCTGAAGAACAACCAGTACATCGCCAGCAATGCCAACAAGGCCCGTTTCAGCGGCAGCGAGGCGCAACTGGACTGGCGCCCGACCCTGCGCGACCGCCTGCGGGTGACCTACGCCTACGTGGATGCCTGGGCCAGCAACCCCGCCGACCGCCGCCTCAGCGCGCGCAACAGCGGCTCGGCCGGATGGATGCGCGAGTGGGGTGCCGGTTGGTCGAGCGCGCTGTTCTATTACGGTGACGATGCACTCAACCAGTATCGCTACGAGCGCCTGGACCTGCGCCTGGCCAAACGTTTCCGGGTGCATGGCAGCAACCTGGAGCTGGCGGCGCTGTGGCAACAGCGCCTGGACGATGAGCCGACCACGGCAATTCAGAACCGCTACGACAGCCGCCACCGCCTGAGCATCAGCGCGGAGCTGGAGTTCTGA
- a CDS encoding ABC transporter substrate-binding protein — MALLLRLLLLCLWPMGPLFASEILLVGAEDQPGIRSFVAALESRRPHDHVHFQTTADLPPPGKLKADQRLILLDNAALEWRLGETAGPPALAMRVSRVQAEQRLGKSRPAFLTLLWSDPPLGRQLRLARYLLPQAQRIGVLYGEHSSFLLEELRHAARPLGLEIIAQDWPDPRDSRPLQHLLANSDVLLGLDDADLYNSKTAKNLLLSSYGRQMALIGPNAGFVRAGALASTFSDQDDWLAVLDQLLDQPPARWPRSLYPVRFGVSGNQQVARALGLEPIDPNAAAKALAEGEPTP, encoded by the coding sequence ATGGCCCTGCTGCTGCGCCTGTTGCTGTTGTGCCTGTGGCCGATGGGGCCACTGTTCGCCAGCGAAATCCTGTTGGTAGGCGCGGAAGACCAGCCTGGCATTCGCAGTTTCGTCGCCGCGCTGGAAAGCCGCCGGCCGCACGACCATGTACATTTCCAGACCACCGCCGACCTGCCACCCCCGGGCAAGCTCAAGGCTGACCAGCGCCTGATCCTGCTGGACAACGCCGCACTGGAATGGCGCCTCGGGGAAACTGCCGGCCCGCCGGCCCTGGCCATGAGGGTCAGCCGGGTGCAGGCTGAACAGCGCCTGGGAAAGTCGCGGCCCGCGTTCCTCACGCTGCTGTGGAGCGATCCGCCGCTGGGCCGGCAGTTGCGCCTGGCGCGCTACCTGCTGCCGCAGGCCCAGCGCATTGGTGTGCTGTACGGTGAGCACAGCAGCTTTCTGCTCGAAGAGCTGCGCCACGCCGCCCGCCCGCTGGGCCTGGAGATCATTGCCCAGGACTGGCCCGACCCGCGCGACAGCCGCCCTTTGCAACACTTGTTGGCCAACAGTGACGTGCTGCTGGGCCTGGACGATGCCGACCTGTACAACTCCAAGACTGCGAAAAACCTGCTGTTGAGCAGCTATGGCCGGCAGATGGCGCTGATCGGCCCGAACGCCGGGTTCGTCCGCGCCGGCGCCCTGGCCAGCACCTTCAGCGACCAGGACGATTGGCTGGCTGTGCTCGACCAGTTGCTCGACCAGCCACCGGCGCGCTGGCCACGCAGCCTGTACCCGGTACGCTTCGGCGTCAGCGGCAACCAGCAGGTGGCGCGCGCCCTGGGCCTTGAACCGATCGATCCGAACGCCGCCGCCAAGGCCCTGGCCGAAGGAGAACCCACCCCATGA
- a CDS encoding alpha/beta hydrolase, with the protein MSAQVEEIRLSLGHIELAAHLFGPEQGLPVIALHGWLDNANSFARLAPQLKGLRIVALDLAGHGYSEHRPLGAGYALADYAHDVLRVAEQLGWQRFALLGHSLGAIISVQLAGALPDRVSHLALIDGVIPPTGAEQDAGERLGMALQAQLRLDGKRKSVYTTLEQGVQARMKGMVAVSREAAELLAQRGLMPVPGGYSWRSDSRLTLPSPVRLSEAQAMAYVHRVSCPTRLVVAADGMLARHTGLLEQLPFEQVTLPGGHHLHLNDEQGAALVADCFNRFFGFA; encoded by the coding sequence ATGAGCGCGCAGGTCGAGGAAATCCGACTGAGTCTGGGCCATATCGAACTGGCGGCGCACCTGTTCGGCCCGGAGCAGGGGCTGCCGGTGATCGCCCTGCATGGCTGGCTGGATAACGCCAACAGCTTCGCCCGCCTGGCGCCGCAGCTGAAAGGCCTGCGCATCGTCGCCCTGGACCTGGCCGGGCATGGTTACTCCGAGCACCGGCCGCTCGGTGCCGGCTATGCTCTGGCCGACTACGCCCATGACGTGCTGCGGGTGGCCGAGCAGCTGGGTTGGCAACGTTTTGCTCTGCTGGGCCATTCGCTGGGGGCAATCATTTCCGTGCAACTGGCTGGCGCGCTGCCGGATCGGGTCAGCCATCTGGCCCTGATTGACGGCGTCATCCCGCCGACCGGCGCCGAGCAGGATGCCGGTGAGCGGCTGGGCATGGCACTGCAGGCCCAGTTGCGCCTGGATGGCAAGCGCAAGTCGGTATACACCACACTGGAGCAGGGCGTGCAGGCACGCATGAAAGGCATGGTCGCAGTCAGCCGTGAGGCGGCCGAGCTGTTGGCCCAGCGTGGCCTGATGCCGGTGCCCGGCGGTTACAGCTGGCGCAGCGACAGCCGCCTGACCCTGCCTTCGCCAGTGCGCCTGAGCGAGGCCCAGGCCATGGCCTATGTGCACCGGGTGAGTTGCCCGACGCGCCTGGTCGTGGCCGCCGACGGCATGCTGGCGCGCCACACCGGGTTGCTGGAGCAGCTACCCTTTGAGCAGGTGACGCTGCCCGGTGGCCATCACCTGCACCTGAACGATGAGCAGGGCGCGGCCCTTGTCGCAGACTGTTTCAATCGCTTCTTTGGCTTTGCTTGA
- the fabB gene encoding beta-ketoacyl-ACP synthase I: protein MRRVVITGLGIVSCLGNDKATVTENLRNSRPGIRYNPEYKEMGLRSQVSGSIDLNLEELIDRKVYRFVGHAAAYAYLAMQDAIKDAGLTEEQVSNPRTGLVAGSGGASTLNQMEALDTLREKGVKRVGPYRVTRTMGSTVSACLATPFKIKGINYSISSACATSAHCIGTALEQIQWGKQDIVFAGGGEEEHWSQSFLFDAMGALSTKRNETPEQASRAYDADRDGFVIAGGGGMVVVEELEHALARGAKIYAEIVGYGATSDGYDMVAPSGEGAIRCMQQALSTVDTPIDYLNTHGTSTPVGDVAEIKGVRAVFGDKAPKISSTKSLSGHSLGAAGVHEAIYCLLMMENNFIAGSANIDELDPEVADLPILRKTEENAKIDTVMSNSFGFGGTNATLVLKRWEGK from the coding sequence ATGCGCCGCGTCGTTATCACTGGTCTGGGCATCGTATCGTGCCTGGGCAATGACAAAGCTACCGTCACCGAAAACCTGCGCAACAGCCGTCCGGGTATCCGTTACAACCCGGAATACAAGGAAATGGGGCTGCGTAGCCAGGTTTCCGGGTCCATCGACCTCAACCTCGAAGAACTGATCGACCGCAAGGTCTACCGCTTCGTCGGCCACGCTGCTGCCTACGCCTACCTGGCGATGCAGGATGCGATCAAGGACGCCGGCCTGACCGAAGAGCAGGTTTCCAACCCGCGTACCGGCCTGGTGGCGGGCTCCGGCGGCGCCTCGACCCTGAACCAGATGGAAGCGCTGGACACCCTGCGTGAGAAAGGCGTCAAGCGCGTCGGCCCGTACCGCGTTACCCGCACCATGGGCAGCACCGTTTCGGCGTGCCTGGCCACCCCGTTCAAGATCAAGGGCATCAACTACTCGATCTCCTCGGCCTGCGCCACTTCGGCACACTGCATCGGCACCGCCCTGGAGCAGATCCAGTGGGGCAAGCAGGACATCGTCTTCGCCGGTGGCGGTGAAGAAGAGCACTGGAGCCAGTCGTTCCTGTTCGATGCCATGGGCGCCCTGTCGACCAAGCGCAACGAAACCCCGGAACAGGCCTCGCGCGCCTACGACGCCGACCGTGATGGCTTCGTCATCGCTGGCGGTGGCGGCATGGTGGTGGTCGAGGAGCTGGAACACGCCCTGGCCCGTGGCGCCAAGATCTACGCGGAAATCGTCGGCTACGGCGCCACTTCCGACGGCTACGACATGGTTGCCCCGAGCGGCGAAGGTGCTATCCGCTGCATGCAGCAGGCGCTGTCGACCGTCGACACTCCGATCGATTACCTGAACACCCACGGCACCTCGACCCCGGTCGGTGACGTTGCCGAGATCAAGGGCGTTCGCGCCGTGTTCGGCGACAAGGCGCCGAAGATCAGCTCGACCAAGAGCCTGTCGGGCCACTCGCTGGGCGCTGCCGGCGTACACGAGGCGATCTACTGCCTGCTGATGATGGAAAACAACTTCATCGCCGGCTCCGCCAACATCGACGAGCTGGACCCGGAAGTCGCCGACCTGCCGATCCTGCGCAAGACCGAAGAAAACGCCAAGATCGACACGGTCATGAGCAACAGCTTCGGCTTCGGCGGCACCAACGCCACCCTGGTGCTCAAGCGCTGGGAAGGCAAGTAA
- the fabA gene encoding 3-hydroxyacyl-[acyl-carrier-protein] dehydratase FabA, translated as MTKQHAFTREDLLRCSRGELFGPGNAQLPAPNMLMVDRITHISEEGGKYGKGELVAELDINPDLWFFACHFEGDPVMPGCLGLDAMWQLVGFFLGWQGLPGRGRALGSGEVKFFGQVLPEAKKVTYNIHIKRVLKGKLNMAIADGSVSVDGREIYTAEGLRVGVFTSTDNF; from the coding sequence ATGACCAAACAACACGCCTTTACTCGGGAAGACCTGCTGCGCTGCAGTCGCGGTGAGCTGTTCGGCCCAGGTAATGCGCAACTGCCCGCGCCGAACATGCTGATGGTCGATCGCATCACCCATATCAGCGAAGAAGGCGGCAAGTACGGCAAAGGTGAATTGGTCGCCGAGCTGGATATCAATCCGGACCTGTGGTTCTTCGCCTGCCACTTCGAAGGCGACCCGGTAATGCCGGGCTGCCTGGGGCTTGATGCCATGTGGCAGCTGGTAGGTTTCTTCCTCGGCTGGCAGGGCCTGCCAGGCCGCGGGCGCGCCCTGGGTTCGGGCGAGGTGAAGTTCTTCGGCCAGGTACTGCCGGAAGCCAAGAAAGTCACTTACAACATTCACATCAAGCGCGTCCTGAAGGGCAAGCTGAACATGGCCATCGCCGATGGCTCGGTCAGCGTCGACGGCCGCGAGATCTACACTGCCGAAGGCCTGCGGGTCGGCGTGTTCACCTCCACTGACAATTTCTAA
- a CDS encoding ATP-binding protein — protein sequence MSKRLSWDIHTRTQIISLGPALLLTLLLISFFTFVRIQDLRQELNHTGQLIANQLAPASEYGVISGNNEVLEGLMRATLSIPHVRFLEVQDSRNHILVYVEQSDESANRAQRVEVFQAPIRLQQIRLDSDFLQQGKATSPAIGDDYLGRVIVGMSDDAFSQRQQEIVIKAGILALFALLFTFLLARRLALSLAKPISDMGHAVKAIQQGEYHTLLPVVDDSELGHLARHINNLAHGLAQASNEQKQAIAELIQAREEAEQANRTKSDFLAMMSHELRTPMNGVLGMLQLLETTQLNSEQAEYTAVASESTGHLLKVINDILDFSRIERAALQLEHIDFNLGELITSSVQSFQHSAQQRGLALHLQMPAGIEQLQVNGDPTRIRQILLNLVGNALKFTERGQVQVEARWQVLDRQLIWLTCSVRDTGIGIDNERLEMMFVAFQQADSSISRRYGGTGLGLSIARTLAERMGGKLRGESREGLGSTFTLEMPLALASPAPLSLTQPSAAPPAVADNDQVLLVEDNPVNQSVIEAMLRSLGLAVCTAEDGLEAVERVSQQRFAAVLMDCRLPHLDGYEATRRIRQLPNGARLPIIALTANALQGDRERCMAAGMDDYLSKPLRRTELQRVLQRWLPGQTTATGDKC from the coding sequence ATGAGCAAGCGCCTGAGCTGGGACATTCACACCCGCACCCAGATCATCAGCCTCGGCCCTGCCCTGCTGCTGACCTTGCTGCTGATCAGCTTCTTCACCTTCGTGCGTATCCAGGACCTGCGCCAGGAACTGAACCACACCGGGCAACTGATCGCCAACCAGTTGGCGCCAGCCTCGGAATACGGGGTGATCTCGGGCAACAACGAAGTGCTCGAGGGCCTGATGCGCGCCACGCTCAGCATCCCCCACGTGCGCTTCCTCGAGGTGCAGGACAGCCGCAACCACATACTGGTTTATGTGGAGCAGTCCGACGAAAGCGCCAACCGCGCGCAGCGCGTCGAAGTGTTCCAGGCGCCCATCCGCCTGCAGCAGATCCGCCTGGACAGCGACTTCCTGCAACAGGGCAAGGCCACCAGCCCGGCCATTGGCGACGATTACCTGGGCAGGGTCATCGTCGGCATGTCCGATGACGCCTTCAGCCAGCGCCAGCAGGAAATCGTGATCAAGGCCGGTATCCTCGCGCTGTTCGCCCTGCTGTTCACTTTCCTGCTGGCGCGCCGCCTGGCCCTTAGCCTCGCCAAGCCGATCAGCGACATGGGGCACGCGGTCAAGGCCATCCAGCAGGGCGAGTACCACACCCTGTTGCCGGTGGTCGATGACAGCGAACTGGGCCATCTGGCACGCCACATCAATAACCTGGCCCATGGCCTGGCGCAGGCCAGCAATGAACAGAAGCAGGCGATTGCCGAGCTTATCCAGGCCCGCGAGGAGGCCGAACAGGCCAACCGCACCAAATCGGATTTCCTGGCGATGATGAGCCACGAACTGCGCACGCCGATGAATGGCGTACTGGGCATGCTGCAGTTGCTGGAAACCACGCAGCTGAACAGCGAGCAGGCCGAGTACACCGCGGTGGCCAGCGAATCCACCGGGCACCTGCTCAAGGTCATCAATGACATCCTCGACTTCTCGCGCATCGAACGCGCCGCGCTGCAACTGGAACACATCGACTTCAACCTGGGCGAACTGATCACCAGCAGCGTCCAGTCGTTCCAGCACAGCGCCCAACAGCGCGGCCTTGCCCTGCACCTGCAAATGCCGGCGGGTATCGAGCAGCTGCAGGTGAACGGCGACCCCACGCGCATCCGCCAGATCCTGCTGAACCTGGTCGGCAACGCGCTGAAATTCACCGAACGCGGCCAGGTTCAGGTCGAGGCGCGCTGGCAGGTGCTGGACCGCCAACTGATCTGGCTGACCTGCAGTGTGCGCGACACCGGTATCGGCATCGACAACGAACGCCTGGAAATGATGTTCGTCGCCTTCCAGCAGGCCGACAGCTCGATTTCCCGCCGCTATGGCGGCACCGGGCTGGGACTGTCGATCGCCCGCACCCTGGCCGAACGCATGGGCGGCAAGCTGCGTGGCGAAAGCCGTGAGGGCCTGGGCTCGACCTTTACCCTGGAGATGCCTCTGGCCCTGGCCAGCCCTGCCCCGCTCTCGCTGACGCAACCAAGCGCTGCGCCACCGGCGGTGGCCGACAATGATCAGGTGCTGCTGGTAGAGGACAATCCGGTCAACCAAAGTGTCATCGAGGCCATGCTGCGTAGCCTGGGGCTGGCGGTATGCACGGCCGAGGACGGCCTGGAGGCGGTCGAACGGGTCAGCCAGCAGCGTTTTGCCGCCGTGCTGATGGACTGCCGCCTGCCGCACCTGGACGGCTATGAAGCCACCCGGCGTATCCGCCAGCTGCCCAACGGCGCCAGGCTACCGATCATCGCCCTGACCGCCAACGCCTTGCAGGGCGACCGCGAGCGTTGCATGGCGGCCGGCATGGACGACTACCTGAGCAAACCCTTGCGCCGCACTGAACTGCAGCGCGTGCTGCAGCGCTGGCTACCCGGTCAGACAACCGCGACTGGCGATAAATGCTAA
- a CDS encoding alpha/beta fold hydrolase: protein MSQQIFFAHANGFPSATYGKLFAALAPDYQVQHLAQHGHDPRFPVDDNWQSLVDELLHHLARQDQPVWGVGHSLGGVLHLHAALRCPEYYRGVVMLDSPVLTRADQWLLRTAKRFGFIDRITPAGRTLGRRETFNDRDSARDYFAGKSLFRHFDPDCLDAYIEHGLQAMEQGLQLRFDPATEISIYRSIPHTSPAPARQLQVPLAMVRGERSNVIRRHHTLAVRGMPRGEYHSVPGGHMFPLERPTDTASLIKGLFDRWSQA from the coding sequence ATGTCGCAGCAGATCTTCTTCGCCCATGCCAACGGTTTCCCGTCGGCCACCTACGGCAAGCTGTTCGCCGCCCTGGCACCGGACTACCAGGTGCAGCACCTGGCCCAGCACGGCCACGATCCGCGTTTTCCGGTGGACGACAACTGGCAGAGCCTGGTCGATGAACTGCTGCACCACCTGGCTCGGCAAGACCAGCCAGTATGGGGCGTCGGCCATTCGCTGGGCGGCGTGTTGCACCTGCACGCAGCCTTGCGCTGCCCCGAGTATTATCGCGGCGTGGTGATGCTCGACTCTCCGGTGCTCACCCGCGCCGACCAGTGGCTGCTGCGCACCGCCAAGCGCTTCGGCTTCATTGACCGTATCACCCCGGCTGGCCGCACCCTGGGGCGCCGCGAAACCTTCAATGACCGCGACAGTGCCCGGGACTATTTCGCCGGCAAGTCACTGTTCCGCCATTTCGACCCCGACTGCCTCGATGCCTACATAGAGCACGGCCTGCAGGCGATGGAGCAGGGGCTGCAGTTGCGCTTCGACCCGGCCACGGAAATCAGCATCTACCGCAGCATCCCGCATACCAGCCCTGCGCCCGCGCGGCAATTGCAGGTGCCGCTGGCCATGGTCCGCGGCGAGCGCAGCAACGTCATTCGCCGCCACCACACGCTGGCCGTGCGTGGCATGCCCAGGGGCGAATACCACAGCGTGCCGGGTGGGCACATGTTCCCGCTGGAGCGGCCAACCGACACCGCCAGCCTGATCAAGGGCCTGTTCGACCGCTGGAGCCAGGCATGA
- a CDS encoding NAD(P)H-dependent glycerol-3-phosphate dehydrogenase — MTEQQPVAVLGGGSFGTAVANLLAENGVPVRQWMRDPEQAEAMRVNRENPRYLKGIRLHDGVEPVSDLLATLQASELIFVALPSSALRSVLAPHAELLRGKGLVSLTKGIEAQSFKLMSQILEEIAPEARIGVLSGPNLAREIAEHALTATVVASEDEKLCQQVQAVLHGRTFRVYASADRFGVELGGALKNVYAIIAGMAVALGMGENTKSMLITRALAEMTRFAVSQGANPMTFLGLAGVGDLIVTCSSPKSRNYQVGHALGQGLSLEQAVSRLGEVAEGVNTLKVLKAKAQEVQVYMPLVAGLHAILFEGRTLNQVIEHLMRAEPKTDVDFISISGFN, encoded by the coding sequence ATGACTGAACAGCAACCTGTTGCAGTTCTGGGAGGCGGCAGCTTCGGCACCGCCGTGGCGAACCTGCTGGCAGAAAACGGTGTGCCGGTGCGCCAATGGATGCGCGATCCGGAACAGGCCGAGGCCATGCGGGTCAATCGCGAGAATCCCCGCTACCTCAAGGGCATCCGCTTGCACGACGGCGTCGAGCCGGTCAGCGACCTGCTGGCCACACTGCAGGCCAGCGAGCTGATTTTCGTCGCCCTGCCATCGAGCGCCTTGCGTAGCGTGCTGGCTCCGCATGCCGAGTTGCTGCGCGGCAAGGGCCTGGTCAGCCTGACCAAGGGCATCGAAGCGCAAAGCTTCAAGCTGATGAGCCAGATCCTCGAGGAAATCGCCCCCGAGGCGCGCATCGGCGTGCTGTCCGGCCCCAACCTGGCCCGTGAAATCGCCGAACATGCGCTGACCGCCACGGTGGTCGCCAGCGAGGACGAAAAACTGTGCCAGCAGGTGCAGGCCGTGCTGCATGGGCGTACCTTCCGCGTCTACGCCAGTGCCGACCGCTTTGGCGTCGAGCTGGGCGGGGCGCTGAAGAACGTCTACGCCATCATTGCTGGCATGGCGGTGGCCCTGGGCATGGGCGAGAACACCAAGAGCATGCTGATTACCCGCGCCCTGGCCGAGATGACCCGCTTCGCCGTCAGCCAGGGGGCCAACCCCATGACTTTCCTCGGCCTGGCCGGTGTCGGTGACCTGATCGTCACCTGCTCCTCGCCAAAGAGCCGCAACTACCAGGTCGGCCACGCGCTGGGCCAGGGCCTGAGCCTGGAGCAGGCGGTCAGCCGCCTGGGCGAAGTAGCCGAAGGCGTCAACACCCTCAAGGTGCTCAAGGCCAAGGCGCAGGAAGTGCAGGTATACATGCCGCTGGTGGCAGGCCTGCATGCCATCCTGTTCGAAGGCCGCACGCTGAACCAGGTGATCGAGCACCTGATGCGTGCCGAGCCGAAGACCGATGTCGATTTCATTTCCATCAGCGGTTTCAACTGA